The region TTATAAAAGACTTGCCAACCTTATATGAAAACTCTGTATTAGGTTGGTCGGAGCCCGAAGCAATTTTTGACGGGCATAAAAGACACGCAAACGTAAAAGAATATCATCAGTACATAAACAAGTTTTCGGACGGTAGTGATGAATATTATATAAGATTTACTGTTTCCGAAGAAAAAGGTAGCGGACGAAACTCTATGTATTCGGCGACTTTGAGTGAAATATCAATATACAAAAAAGACGGAAACCTAAATCAATCCTCCGATTACGCTCGGAGTGAAGCAGGTTTGCCGCCTTTTGTTGACAGGAAACTTCAAAAGTTCCTCACTACTAAATAATATACAAAATATCCGTGCAAAAAGTCAAGGGTAAAATAAAAAATTATCTTTTTTTACCAATTTTCTACAAAAAACCACCAAACCGCCACCTCTCCACAAAACAAAATAGTATTTTTGCAATTAAAAACAAGGAGACAATTTATGAACATCACGAAAGTCATAGCTTTGACGACGATGTTTGCCGTAAGTGCGTGGGCGACTAATTGGAACGCCCCGCAAATATCAATATCAACCGAAGCGCAATTAAGAGAATTTGCCGCCCAAGTAAACAACGGCAAAGATTTCAAAAATCAAACAATAACACTTGAAAACGACATAGAACTCGTTGGCGGAAATTGGGTGCCGATTGGTTGGTGGCGTTGGACTTATCCGAATCCAAATGAACACTGGAATCCGTTTAACGGAACTTTTGACGGGAACAACAATGTAATTAAAGGTGTTTATATAGACAAAGCTTTGTCCGATATTTCCTCTTGGTTATTTGGGTTATTTGGAATTGTCGGCGAAAATGGGGTTGTTAAAAACCTTGGCGTTATTGATTTTAGTATAACATTAGAAGCAGAAGAAAACGGAAGCGAAGCATATATCGGAGGATTAGTCGGCACTAACAGTGGAAGAATTGAGAATACTTTTGCAACAGGAAAAATCTATTTTGGCGGCACTATTTGGGGCGATATTGGCGGATTGGTTGGAATTATGAATGATGGAACAATAGAAAATTCTTATGCCAATGTGAACATAACAATAGATGCTGATAATAATTTGGATTATTTCGTTGGCGGATTAGTTGGCACAAGTGAAGACGGCGCAATTCGAAACAGCTATGCTATAGGAATTATAGTAAATAGAGGCGAGGCGCCATATGTTGCAGGTCAATTGTTGGGCTGGGGCGAAAGTATAGAGATTTTAAGTTCTTATGCTTTACAAGGCGTATACGAATTGAGCGGCGGTAATGATGACGGCACAATCTTTCAAAACTCAATATTGCTAACTGAAGCACAATTCCGTCAACAAAGCACTTTCATTGGTTGGGATTTTGCTAACATCTGGCAAATCGCCCCTGAAACAAACAACGGCTTTCCGTTTTTGCGTGGTTTCAGCGGCGGCGGCACATCAATATCTCGTAATACTATCACAAGAAAAACCGCAAACCCTGCCTCTTTCGCAGGAATAAGAAACGGTCAAATCCACCTAAACCTCGCCGCAGGCAATTACACCGCCGAACTTTACAACCTGCAAGGTCGTATGGTAAGCAGAGCGAACATCACCGCAATAAACGGCGTGAATGCTGTTGGATTGAGAACAGATAATCTCGCGCAAGGCGTGTTTGTCTTGAATGTGAAGCAGAACGGCGTTTCTGTGTTGAGGCAGAGAATTGGGGTGAAATAGGCAAGTAAAAGTAGGGGC is a window of Chitinivibrionia bacterium DNA encoding:
- a CDS encoding T9SS type A sorting domain-containing protein; this encodes MNITKVIALTTMFAVSAWATNWNAPQISISTEAQLREFAAQVNNGKDFKNQTITLENDIELVGGNWVPIGWWRWTYPNPNEHWNPFNGTFDGNNNVIKGVYIDKALSDISSWLFGLFGIVGENGVVKNLGVIDFSITLEAEENGSEAYIGGLVGTNSGRIENTFATGKIYFGGTIWGDIGGLVGIMNDGTIENSYANVNITIDADNNLDYFVGGLVGTSEDGAIRNSYAIGIIVNRGEAPYVAGQLLGWGESIEILSSYALQGVYELSGGNDDGTIFQNSILLTEAQFRQQSTFIGWDFANIWQIAPETNNGFPFLRGFSGGGTSISRNTITRKTANPASFAGIRNGQIHLNLAAGNYTAELYNLQGRMVSRANITAINGVNAVGLRTDNLAQGVFVLNVKQNGVSVLRQRIGVK